A single region of the Thermodesulfatator indicus DSM 15286 genome encodes:
- the hpt gene encoding hypoxanthine phosphoribosyltransferase, whose protein sequence is MFPITKEDTCCILEYKGETMEKLKLVISEKEIRIKIEELAEAISQDYAGKKPVFIGVLKGAFIFLADLVRKVSLEGLEIDFVRLASYGLSDTTSGEVKIIKDIELDLENKDVLVIEDIIDTGITLDFFLKHLEKYKPNSVKVCCLIDKPQRREIEVPIHYRGFYIREGFLVGYGLDFAEKYRQLPEVYEIVKE, encoded by the coding sequence ATGTTCCCTATTACCAAAGAAGATACTTGTTGTATCCTGGAATATAAGGGAGAGACTATGGAAAAGTTAAAACTTGTTATCTCTGAAAAGGAAATCAGGATCAAAATAGAAGAACTAGCAGAGGCTATCTCTCAAGATTATGCTGGAAAAAAGCCGGTCTTTATAGGTGTTTTAAAAGGAGCTTTTATCTTTCTGGCAGATTTGGTACGAAAGGTTTCCTTAGAAGGATTAGAAATAGATTTTGTTCGCCTAGCCAGTTATGGTCTTTCAGACACAACCTCAGGGGAAGTCAAAATCATAAAAGACATAGAGCTAGACCTTGAGAACAAGGACGTTTTAGTTATAGAAGACATAATTGACACTGGTATAACGCTAGATTTTTTTCTCAAACACTTGGAAAAATATAAACCTAATTCGGTAAAGGTTTGTTGTTTAATTGATAAACCTCAGAGAAGAGAAATAGAAGTCCCTATTCATTATCGGGGTTTTTATATCCGAGAGGGTTTTTTAGTAGGTTATGGCCTTGATTTTGCCGAAAAATACCGACAATTGCCAGAAGTTTACGAAATAGTTAAGGAGTAA
- a CDS encoding sulfurtransferase TusA family protein, whose protein sequence is MADVKVAPEGIKADVTLDCKGLSCPMPLLKTKKAIQKMEKGQILEVLGTDPGSRNDLPGWCERAGHEYLGEREDAGFIRFYIKKGG, encoded by the coding sequence ATGGCTGATGTAAAAGTAGCTCCCGAAGGGATCAAAGCAGATGTTACTTTAGATTGTAAAGGTCTTTCCTGTCCTATGCCTTTGCTTAAGACCAAAAAGGCTATCCAAAAGATGGAAAAAGGACAGATATTAGAGGTGTTGGGTACTGACCCTGGCTCAAGAAATGACCTTCCTGGATGGTGCGAAAGAGCTGGTCACGAATATTTAGGCGAAAGAGAAGATGCTGGTTTCATACGCTTCTATATTAAAAAGGGCGGATAA
- a CDS encoding YeeE/YedE thiosulfate transporter family protein, with translation MSDFKEAISRSWRSFAVSTWSPMMGGILLALFAIFLEMWYRPWGIVGGIRNWADWFFYGIGFYDEAPPHPLEFSSSVLNIGYIWGAAISAFFAREFGLRFPPKIEYVKAIIAGILMGLGSALAMGCNVGGFYVAIQNLAANGFLMAVGLVFGVILGVKYLYWELERFPSSGGFEISFKKVGPYIGFLLFVGLIVATYAYFNSDMDNGEILGGCLIITAGIGYVIHRSRFCMVNGFREPFVTGEASMGKAVMVSIILGAIGVSILKYQEIRPEMVYVTPTFGLGALLGGFIFGAAMVVAGGCGSGALWRVAEGQIKLWVVVIFFALSNSLIRHYFAEYEVIENGYLGKAIFMPEYLGYGGTLFLITFICVLWYIIIDWNEDSNKFVIEM, from the coding sequence ATGTCTGACTTCAAAGAAGCCATTTCTAGAAGCTGGAGGTCCTTCGCGGTGAGTACCTGGTCTCCTATGATGGGCGGCATATTGTTGGCCTTATTTGCTATTTTTTTAGAAATGTGGTACCGCCCATGGGGGATTGTAGGTGGTATAAGAAATTGGGCAGACTGGTTTTTTTACGGTATAGGTTTTTATGATGAAGCCCCCCCACATCCTCTAGAGTTTTCGTCTTCTGTATTAAATATTGGTTATATATGGGGGGCGGCCATTTCCGCCTTCTTTGCCCGTGAATTTGGTCTGCGTTTTCCTCCCAAGATCGAATACGTAAAAGCTATTATAGCCGGTATTCTGATGGGTTTGGGTTCGGCTCTGGCTATGGGATGTAATGTAGGTGGTTTCTACGTGGCTATTCAAAATCTTGCGGCCAACGGATTTTTGATGGCGGTAGGTTTAGTTTTTGGTGTAATTTTAGGTGTTAAATATCTTTACTGGGAGCTTGAACGTTTTCCCAGCTCAGGTGGTTTTGAAATAAGCTTCAAGAAAGTTGGCCCTTATATTGGGTTTTTACTATTTGTAGGCTTAATAGTTGCTACTTATGCCTATTTTAACAGCGATATGGATAATGGTGAGATCTTAGGTGGTTGTCTCATTATTACAGCTGGTATTGGATATGTAATACATCGTAGCCGTTTTTGTATGGTTAACGGTTTTAGAGAGCCCTTTGTTACTGGTGAGGCTTCTATGGGTAAAGCTGTAATGGTTAGTATTATATTGGGAGCTATTGGAGTTTCTATTCTCAAATATCAAGAAATTCGTCCAGAAATGGTATATGTAACCCCTACTTTTGGTTTAGGAGCTTTACTTGGAGGTTTTATTTTTGGAGCAGCTATGGTTGTGGCAGGTGGTTGTGGTTCAGGAGCTCTCTGGAGAGTAGCTGAAGGACAGATAAAGCTTTGGGTTGTTGTAATATTTTTTGCTCTTTCTAACTCCCTTATAAGACATTATTTCGCTGAATATGAAGTAATAGAAAATGGTTATTTAGGTAAGGCTATATTTATGCCAGAGTATCTAGGTTATGGTGGGACTTTATTCTTAATAACTTTTATTTGTGTGCTCTGGTATATAATTATCGACTGGAATGAAGATTCAAATAAATTTGTAATAGAAATGTAA